TTTTCTGGCTCTGGAGGGCGGACATATTGGTTTCGATGTTGCACCGTCTTATCGTGGCCGGGGTTATGGAAAAGAGATGTTGAAACTGGTGTTGCCCAAAGCCAGCGAATTGGGCATCCGGAACGCACTGATCACTGCGGATGAAGATAATATTGCATCCCGGAAGGTGATCGAAAATAACGGGGGAATATTTGAAAATGTGGTGAAGGGAAAAGTGTTTCCCGAACCGATCGCCCGTTATTGGGTCACCTGTGACTGCTGAGTCGTTGCCTGCCATGAAAGCTTTCTGACGATACCTGGCTGGTTGTTCATTGGGTCTGAGAA
This DNA window, taken from Photobacterium sp. CCB-ST2H9, encodes the following:
- a CDS encoding GNAT family N-acetyltransferase, which gives rise to MELVLLSSDLEAAFADFYHDFVNHDPENAGFYQQGTENFSAYVQQLRDEEKGINLPKGYVPCSHFWLIENAVILGAIRVRHHIENDFLALEGGHIGFDVAPSYRGRGYGKEMLKLVLPKASELGIRNALITADEDNIASRKVIENNGGIFENVVKGKVFPEPIARYWVTCDC